Proteins co-encoded in one Spirosoma endbachense genomic window:
- a CDS encoding acyltransferase family protein: MLKNLFSLNTSQTKRVFGLDVMRAIAILVVVDAHARVALGDYYSGAFWHQLIPDGVELFFVLSGFLIGGILIRSYEKKGRFDGDLLLNFWTRRWFRTLPNYYLVLGGLIAITLLRAWRSGLHHTLPAKGILIKYFFFLQNFASFVPDFFPETWSLAIEEWSYITLPLVLWIMHLVLPARWPRQRIVLVTILFVIIGTNLYRFITALQVPISAGELGYRGIVLARLDAISYGVLAAYAKQYFPTQWTSQQVRQRLLTVGIILTVLAAFSASIYILRFYVVSGIYPAYVFYKRTFYFPFIGLSMALVMPYMDGWRMAGGGWARFGIARAITHISLISYSMYLLNLTPIMMTVIEHFPTTSLTVGWLKVAIFWVLVVGLSTLLFKYFEKPVTELRDRISKKEPTLLTERKGERVNE, translated from the coding sequence ATGCTTAAAAACCTGTTTTCCCTCAACACGTCCCAGACGAAGCGCGTGTTTGGGTTAGATGTCATGCGGGCAATCGCGATCCTGGTTGTAGTCGACGCCCATGCACGAGTTGCTCTGGGTGACTACTATAGTGGCGCATTCTGGCATCAGCTTATCCCCGATGGCGTAGAGCTTTTCTTTGTGTTAAGCGGCTTTTTAATCGGCGGTATCCTGATTCGATCGTACGAAAAAAAAGGTCGTTTCGATGGCGATTTGCTCCTTAATTTCTGGACGCGCCGGTGGTTTCGCACGTTACCCAATTACTACCTGGTTCTGGGTGGGTTAATTGCTATTACGCTGCTGCGCGCGTGGCGCAGTGGACTACACCATACATTGCCCGCCAAAGGGATACTGATCAAGTATTTTTTCTTCCTTCAAAATTTTGCCAGTTTCGTTCCTGATTTTTTCCCGGAAACATGGAGCCTGGCGATTGAAGAGTGGTCATACATTACCCTGCCGCTGGTATTATGGATCATGCACCTGGTGTTACCTGCCCGTTGGCCACGTCAGCGCATTGTGCTGGTAACGATCCTGTTTGTCATAATCGGAACAAATCTGTATCGCTTCATTACGGCATTGCAAGTGCCTATTTCGGCGGGTGAACTGGGCTATCGGGGCATCGTTCTGGCCCGGCTGGATGCGATCTCATACGGTGTACTGGCCGCTTATGCCAAGCAGTATTTTCCAACTCAGTGGACTAGTCAGCAAGTCCGGCAACGATTGCTTACCGTCGGCATTATTCTAACGGTACTGGCTGCTTTTTCAGCGTCTATCTATATTCTGCGGTTCTATGTGGTCTCGGGCATTTACCCTGCCTACGTTTTCTACAAGCGAACGTTTTATTTCCCATTTATTGGGCTGAGTATGGCTCTGGTAATGCCGTATATGGATGGATGGCGGATGGCTGGTGGTGGCTGGGCGCGTTTTGGTATCGCACGCGCCATTACGCACATTAGCCTGATTTCGTATTCCATGTACCTGCTCAATCTGACGCCCATTATGATGACAGTTATTGAGCATTTTCCGACAACGTCACTTACTGTCGGCTGGTTGAAAGTGGCGATTTTCTGGGTGCTGGTAGTGGGATTATCGACGCTGTTGTTCAAGTATTTTGAAAAACCTGTCACCGAACTACGCGACCGGATATCGAAGAAAGAACCGACTTTGCTGACTGAGCGGAAAGGAGAACGGGTAAATGAGTGA
- a CDS encoding ThuA domain-containing protein has translation MKNFRLPSRAMLLAGVLAASVPGMAQTTAKRNIATKPATTSAQAPVALNRVLVFSKTKGYRHASIPVGKVAIMKLGQENGFAVDTTEDASKINEANLKQYSAVIWLSTTGNVLDDAQQAAFQRYIQAGGGYVGIHAAADTEYDWPWYNQLAGAYFLSHPKQQNAEIEIIDKNHPSTKMLPDRWKRWDEWYSYKNIQPDLKVLGKLDEKTYEGGKNGDNHPFIWHHDFDGGKAFYTGGGHTDESYSDPLFLQHILGGIKSVMATSLKFGQAKTQPYPEENRFERQVLTANLDEPTELVVLDNGKVLFAERKGALKLWDPQKKSVKVVANFPVFTKFEYGLMGLNIDPNYKQNKWVYAYYSPLTGNSVADTAQHLSRFVYDDVKDTLLLNTEKVLLTIPVKRDGCCHTGGSIAWDRKGNLYLSAGDDTNPFNSDGYAPIDERPGRSGWDARLTSSNTNDLRGKIMRIHPEADGTYTIPEGNLFPKGNPKARPEIYVMGNRNPYRISVDQRTGFLYWGEVGPDAGNNSEKYGPRGHDEINQARKAGYFGWPLFVADNRPYHTRTFADSTVGPLFDPQKPINDSPNNTGLRELPPAQKAFIYYPYADSPEFGEIVGKGGRNAMGGPVYYYDDYPETPVKFPRAYNGKFFAYDWMRDWIHPVTMKENGDFVQMERFLPSTKFSHVIDMQFANDGSLYTLEYGQQWFAANADARLSRITYNAGNRKPVAMASANKLVGAAPLVVKFDSKGSMDYDNDALKYEWSFGNGLPRQATANPTVTFSKPGTYTAMLKVTDAAGNSATKAMDIKVGNDEPKVEVAVAGNRTFYFPNKPVKYAVKVVDKEDGSLQKGISPEDVTVTIDYLEGFDKTMLAQGHQANTGSATGKRLLELSDCKACHSIDKKSIGPAYIDVAKKYKGGFQVEGKLARKIISGGGGVWGEQSMSAHPQLKESEATDMVRYILSLANEKPANRQPLAGDYVPAQQKKDGSYVLTASYTDRGNGDIGPNTGSTTLALRSPLVKAVSADVKQNIFEYDIPKIGPAAIGTQSGSFLAFNDVDLTGIQGLTPTVFASNEQVVGGKLEARLDSPTGTLLGEADVKQGTMGPVSLPFRQPVQGVHKLYLIFVNPDAKQKSLFAVDKVQFSTQGM, from the coding sequence ATGAAAAACTTCCGGCTCCCCTCCCGCGCGATGTTGCTGGCGGGCGTGCTGGCTGCTTCTGTGCCTGGTATGGCGCAAACGACAGCTAAGCGCAACATAGCCACCAAACCAGCAACGACTTCGGCTCAGGCACCTGTTGCCCTTAACCGGGTGCTGGTTTTCTCGAAAACAAAAGGCTACCGTCACGCATCGATTCCGGTCGGTAAGGTAGCTATTATGAAACTTGGTCAGGAAAACGGATTTGCTGTCGACACGACCGAAGACGCCAGCAAAATCAATGAAGCGAATCTGAAGCAATACAGTGCCGTCATTTGGCTTAGCACGACGGGTAACGTACTCGATGATGCCCAACAGGCGGCCTTTCAGCGATACATTCAGGCAGGCGGAGGGTACGTCGGTATTCACGCAGCCGCCGATACAGAATACGACTGGCCGTGGTATAATCAGTTGGCTGGGGCTTATTTCCTGAGCCATCCTAAACAGCAAAACGCCGAAATTGAGATTATAGACAAAAATCACCCATCAACGAAAATGCTACCCGACCGCTGGAAACGGTGGGATGAGTGGTATAGCTACAAGAATATTCAGCCTGATTTGAAAGTACTGGGTAAGCTGGATGAAAAAACCTACGAAGGCGGTAAAAATGGCGATAATCACCCATTTATCTGGCACCACGATTTCGACGGCGGTAAAGCGTTCTACACGGGTGGTGGGCATACGGATGAATCCTATAGTGATCCGCTATTTTTGCAGCACATTCTGGGTGGTATCAAATCGGTAATGGCCACCAGCCTCAAATTCGGTCAGGCAAAAACACAGCCTTATCCCGAAGAAAACCGTTTCGAACGGCAGGTACTGACGGCCAATCTCGATGAACCAACTGAGCTGGTCGTGCTTGACAACGGTAAGGTGCTTTTTGCCGAACGCAAAGGCGCTCTTAAACTCTGGGACCCTCAGAAAAAATCGGTTAAAGTAGTTGCCAACTTTCCGGTATTTACCAAGTTCGAATACGGCTTGATGGGTTTAAACATCGATCCGAATTACAAACAGAACAAGTGGGTATATGCTTACTATTCTCCGTTGACCGGAAATTCGGTTGCCGATACGGCCCAGCACCTGTCGCGCTTTGTTTACGATGATGTTAAAGACACACTACTGCTGAATACGGAGAAAGTATTACTGACCATTCCGGTAAAACGCGACGGCTGCTGCCATACGGGTGGCTCGATTGCCTGGGACCGGAAGGGTAACCTCTATCTGTCGGCGGGAGACGACACGAACCCTTTTAACTCCGACGGATACGCTCCCATTGATGAACGGCCAGGTCGTAGCGGTTGGGATGCTCGTCTGACGTCGAGTAATACCAATGATCTGCGGGGTAAAATCATGCGGATACACCCCGAAGCAGATGGCACTTACACCATTCCTGAAGGTAACTTATTCCCGAAAGGAAACCCCAAGGCTCGCCCCGAAATCTACGTCATGGGCAACCGCAACCCGTACCGTATTTCGGTCGATCAGCGGACGGGTTTTCTGTACTGGGGTGAAGTTGGCCCAGATGCTGGTAACAACAGCGAAAAGTACGGTCCTCGTGGTCACGACGAAATCAATCAGGCCCGAAAGGCGGGGTACTTCGGCTGGCCTTTATTTGTTGCCGACAACCGCCCTTACCACACACGTACCTTTGCCGACAGCACCGTAGGGCCTCTTTTCGATCCACAGAAGCCCATAAACGATTCGCCCAACAACACTGGTCTGCGCGAGTTGCCGCCGGCTCAAAAAGCATTTATCTACTACCCCTATGCTGATTCGCCGGAATTTGGTGAGATCGTCGGGAAGGGTGGCCGTAACGCTATGGGTGGCCCTGTCTACTATTACGACGACTATCCGGAAACACCCGTTAAATTTCCGCGTGCCTATAACGGAAAATTCTTTGCCTACGACTGGATGCGAGACTGGATTCACCCCGTCACGATGAAAGAAAACGGCGATTTTGTGCAGATGGAGCGTTTTTTGCCCAGCACGAAATTCTCGCATGTGATCGATATGCAGTTTGCTAACGATGGATCGCTTTACACGCTCGAATACGGTCAGCAGTGGTTTGCCGCCAATGCTGATGCACGCTTATCACGCATTACCTATAATGCTGGTAATCGCAAACCAGTTGCTATGGCCAGTGCGAACAAACTGGTTGGGGCGGCTCCGCTGGTTGTGAAGTTCGATTCGAAAGGGTCGATGGATTACGACAATGATGCGCTCAAATACGAATGGTCGTTTGGGAATGGATTGCCCAGGCAGGCAACCGCGAACCCGACCGTGACCTTCAGTAAGCCCGGCACTTATACCGCCATGTTGAAGGTTACTGATGCTGCCGGAAACTCGGCTACAAAAGCAATGGATATTAAAGTGGGCAACGATGAACCCAAAGTTGAGGTCGCTGTTGCTGGGAACAGAACCTTCTATTTCCCAAATAAACCCGTCAAATACGCGGTAAAGGTTGTTGACAAGGAAGATGGTTCCCTTCAGAAGGGAATCAGCCCTGAAGACGTTACGGTAACGATCGATTACCTCGAAGGCTTTGATAAAACAATGCTGGCTCAGGGGCATCAGGCCAACACGGGTTCAGCTACCGGAAAGCGTTTACTTGAACTGAGCGATTGTAAAGCCTGCCATTCGATCGATAAAAAATCAATCGGACCTGCGTATATCGACGTTGCCAAAAAATACAAAGGTGGTTTTCAGGTCGAAGGAAAACTGGCCCGCAAAATCATCAGTGGCGGTGGCGGTGTGTGGGGTGAGCAATCAATGAGCGCGCACCCACAGTTGAAAGAAAGCGAAGCCACCGATATGGTTCGTTATATTCTGTCGCTGGCAAATGAGAAGCCTGCTAACCGGCAGCCACTCGCGGGCGATTACGTGCCTGCTCAGCAGAAAAAAGATGGCTCCTACGTACTTACGGCCAGCTATACCGACCGGGGCAATGGCGACATTGGTCCAAACACGGGTTCAACAACACTGGCTCTGCGGTCGCCCCTGGTGAAAGCGGTTTCGGCCGATGTAAAACAGAATATCTTTGAGTACGACATTCCAAAGATAGGCCCAGCTGCCATCGGTACGCAATCGGGAAGCTTTCTGGCGTTTAACGATGTTGATTTGACCGGTATTCAGGGACTTACCCCAACCGTATTTGCTTCGAATGAGCAAGTTGTCGGTGGAAAACTGGAAGCACGGCTGGATTCTCCTACTGGCACGTTATTGGGAGAAGCCGATGTAAAACAGGGAACAATGGGGCCCGTGAGTTTGCCATTCCGTCAACCGGTTCAGGGCGTTCACAAATTGTACCTGATTTTTGTAAACCCTGATGCTAAACAGAAATCGTTGTTTGCCGTAGATAAAGTACAATTCTCTACCCAGGGAATGTAA
- a CDS encoding histone H1: MARFDEVKNLVMSLEGDFEKFYEKNNQAAGTRVRKGMQDLKTLAQAIRSEVQDTKNNAEKA; encoded by the coding sequence ATGGCTCGCTTCGATGAAGTAAAAAATCTGGTTATGTCGCTGGAAGGCGATTTTGAAAAGTTCTACGAGAAGAATAACCAGGCTGCCGGTACTCGTGTTCGGAAAGGGATGCAGGATTTGAAGACGCTGGCGCAAGCCATTCGTTCGGAAGTTCAGGACACCAAGAACAATGCTGAAAAAGCATAG
- a CDS encoding beta-ketoacyl-ACP reductase: MRLQDKVAIITGGARGIGQGAVDLFCREGATVIIWDLLDEGEATAQSMRNQGFRADFMKVSTTDVPGIEAAAREVFDRYGRIDILINNAGITRDKTLLKMSFAEWQQVIDVNLTGVFNCTKVIAPYMVEQQYGRIICTSSINGVHGAFGQTNYAAAKAGIIGMVRSWAKELGPKGITANAVAPGYIRTPMTDAMPEEVKKQAVSTIPVRRIGEPQDIAYAYLYLASDEASFVNGHVLAVNGGQAL; encoded by the coding sequence ATGCGATTACAGGACAAAGTTGCTATTATTACCGGCGGGGCTCGGGGTATTGGCCAGGGAGCTGTCGACTTATTCTGCCGTGAAGGAGCCACCGTCATTATCTGGGATTTGCTTGACGAAGGCGAGGCAACAGCCCAATCGATGCGGAATCAGGGTTTTCGCGCTGATTTTATGAAAGTCAGTACGACCGATGTACCCGGCATTGAAGCGGCTGCCCGTGAGGTATTTGACCGATACGGCCGTATTGACATTCTAATCAATAATGCCGGTATTACGCGCGACAAAACCCTGCTCAAAATGTCATTTGCTGAATGGCAACAGGTTATTGATGTGAATCTGACGGGTGTATTCAATTGTACGAAAGTCATTGCGCCCTATATGGTCGAGCAGCAATACGGTCGGATCATCTGCACCTCGTCTATCAACGGCGTTCATGGGGCTTTTGGCCAAACGAACTATGCGGCTGCCAAAGCCGGAATCATTGGCATGGTTCGGTCGTGGGCGAAAGAACTCGGTCCGAAAGGCATTACGGCTAATGCAGTCGCGCCGGGCTACATCCGAACACCGATGACCGACGCTATGCCCGAAGAGGTTAAAAAACAGGCGGTGTCCACTATTCCTGTTCGGCGTATCGGCGAACCACAGGATATTGCCTATGCTTATTTGTATCTGGCATCAGACGAAGCTTCATTTGTGAATGGGCATGTTCTGGCCGTTAATGGTGGACAAGCCCTGTAA
- a CDS encoding osmoprotectant transporter permease, with translation MYLFWILWSIDAIISLVFVYFFFIGLADSTISSSNAGTWVLILSGFASLLIASYWLQAHQYGVLAKIILLLPAVPCLLYGLFLLLMLNSKARWN, from the coding sequence ATGTATCTCTTTTGGATTTTATGGAGTATCGATGCGATAATCTCTCTGGTTTTTGTCTACTTCTTCTTTATTGGCCTGGCTGACAGTACGATTTCATCATCTAATGCAGGGACCTGGGTTCTGATTCTAAGCGGTTTCGCATCGCTTCTGATTGCCAGCTATTGGCTACAGGCCCATCAATATGGAGTTCTGGCCAAGATTATTCTGTTACTACCAGCGGTGCCGTGTTTGTTATATGGCCTGTTCCTGCTTTTGATGTTGAACTCAAAAGCGAGATGGAACTGA
- the accC gene encoding acetyl-CoA carboxylase biotin carboxylase subunit: MPTIQKILVANRGEIALRIMRTAREMGIQTVAIYSEADRNALHVRYADEAVCVGPAPSSESYLKADTIIEVCRKLNVDAIHPGYGFLSENANFSRIVRDAGLLFIGPSPESIEVMGSKLAAKAAVAHYNIPMVPGTPSAITDRDEAKVISAQIGYPVLIKASAGGGGKGMRVVESEADFDEQMDRAVSEALSAFGDGSVFIEKYVTSPRHVEIQVLGDQHGNIIHLFERECSVQRRHQKVVEEAPSAILTPEIRNAMGQAAVDVARACGYYGAGTVEFIVNDTLDFYFLEMNTRLQVEHPVTELITGVDLVKQMIYIAEGKPLTIRQEDLQIKGHAVEVRVYAEDPANNFLPDVGTLDTYIRPQGNGVRVDDGFEQGMAIPIYYDPMIAKLITYGDSRDEAIRKMIRAIDEYQISGVQTTLPFGRFVMEHEAFRSGQFDTGFVSKYFTPEKLATPANTTESALAAVLAAYLLENTKPKATQSMSNGTASGTKKSQWKANRLG, translated from the coding sequence ATGCCTACCATCCAGAAAATTCTAGTGGCCAACCGGGGTGAAATTGCCCTCCGAATCATGCGTACAGCCCGGGAAATGGGCATTCAAACGGTAGCCATTTACTCCGAAGCCGACAGAAATGCCTTGCATGTCCGCTATGCCGATGAAGCAGTTTGTGTAGGCCCGGCCCCCTCATCCGAATCCTACCTGAAGGCGGATACGATTATTGAGGTTTGCCGAAAACTAAACGTAGATGCCATTCACCCTGGCTACGGTTTCTTATCCGAAAATGCGAATTTTTCACGGATAGTCCGCGATGCAGGTCTACTTTTTATTGGGCCTTCACCCGAAAGTATTGAAGTTATGGGTAGTAAACTGGCAGCCAAAGCCGCTGTGGCCCATTATAATATTCCAATGGTTCCGGGAACCCCGTCGGCCATTACTGACCGCGATGAGGCCAAAGTGATCTCCGCTCAAATTGGCTATCCGGTACTTATTAAAGCCAGTGCAGGCGGGGGCGGTAAAGGCATGCGTGTGGTCGAAAGCGAGGCCGACTTCGATGAGCAGATGGACCGGGCGGTTAGTGAAGCCCTGTCGGCCTTTGGCGATGGATCGGTATTCATTGAGAAATACGTCACCTCGCCCCGGCACGTCGAAATTCAGGTATTGGGCGATCAGCATGGGAATATTATTCACCTCTTCGAGCGGGAATGTTCGGTGCAGCGCCGTCATCAGAAAGTGGTAGAAGAAGCGCCGTCGGCTATTCTAACGCCCGAAATCCGTAACGCAATGGGCCAGGCCGCTGTCGACGTAGCCCGTGCCTGTGGCTATTACGGAGCCGGAACCGTCGAATTCATTGTGAATGATACGCTCGATTTCTATTTTCTGGAAATGAACACGCGCCTTCAGGTGGAGCATCCTGTTACGGAACTCATCACAGGCGTCGATCTGGTGAAGCAGATGATTTATATCGCTGAGGGCAAACCGCTGACCATCCGCCAGGAAGACCTACAGATTAAAGGCCATGCGGTCGAAGTACGCGTTTATGCCGAAGACCCGGCCAATAACTTCCTGCCTGATGTTGGTACACTCGATACGTACATTCGGCCACAGGGCAATGGTGTGCGGGTTGACGATGGTTTCGAACAGGGTATGGCCATTCCGATTTATTACGACCCGATGATTGCCAAACTCATTACCTACGGCGACTCGCGCGACGAAGCCATCCGGAAAATGATCCGGGCCATCGATGAATACCAGATTTCGGGCGTTCAGACGACGCTGCCTTTCGGTCGGTTTGTGATGGAACACGAAGCGTTCCGATCCGGCCAGTTCGATACGGGTTTTGTGAGTAAGTATTTCACACCGGAGAAACTTGCGACACCGGCCAATACAACCGAATCCGCATTGGCAGCTGTTCTTGCCGCCTACCTACTGGAAAATACGAAGCCCAAAGCAACTCAGTCAATGTCGAACGGCACGGCAAGTGGCACGAAAAAAAGCCAGTGGAAAGCAAATCGATTGGGGTAA
- a CDS encoding MaoC family dehydratase, translated as MIPEFALNAVHQYAFRFSQAEVADFARVTGDNNPLHLDADFAATTPFKRPIIHGMLGASVFTKVLGTEFPGYGSVYLSQTLEFLRPMFVDTDYEATFTVQSIDAAKHTAQILGEIRDVQTKKVTTRGIATLMHREKIV; from the coding sequence ATGATTCCAGAATTCGCACTAAACGCCGTTCATCAGTATGCTTTCCGGTTTTCGCAAGCCGAGGTAGCCGATTTTGCCCGAGTTACGGGCGATAATAATCCGCTTCACCTCGACGCTGACTTTGCCGCGACAACGCCTTTCAAACGGCCCATTATTCATGGTATGCTCGGAGCAAGTGTATTCACCAAAGTACTCGGCACCGAATTTCCGGGCTACGGATCGGTTTATCTGAGCCAGACCCTGGAGTTTCTGCGTCCTATGTTCGTTGATACCGACTATGAAGCCACATTTACGGTACAGTCGATTGATGCAGCTAAACATACAGCCCAGATTTTAGGCGAGATTCGCGATGTTCAGACCAAAAAAGTGACGACCCGCGGAATCGCGACCCTGATGCACCGCGAAAAAATCGTATAG
- a CDS encoding aminotransferase class I/II-fold pyridoxal phosphate-dependent enzyme, translating to MDLFEKLRTNLGPIGSPSREFNGHHYFAFPKLEGELGPHMRFQGKDMLNWSLNNYLGLANHPEVRKADAEATEKWGLAYPMGARMMSGNSDLHEQFEKELAQFVGKEDAFLLNYGYQGVMSAIEAVVDHRDVIVYDAECHACLIDGIRLHKAKMGEYYKFNHNDMASLEKNLQRATKKAAEKGGSILVITEGVFGMSGKVGSLDKIVALKKTYNFRLLVDDAHGFGTMGATGAGVGEMLDCQDGIDLYFSTFAKSMAAIGAFIAGDHDIIMYLKYNMRSQTYAKALPMPYVVGGLKRLEMIRNSDEFREKLWTNVRALQNGLRERGFDIGDTQSPVTPVLLQNVKGGIPEITALIRDLRENHGIFCSIVVYPVVPKEIVMLRIIPTAAHTLDDVHYTLEAFSAVAEKLAKGEYQQKTTQIAPETLEVSAEAATE from the coding sequence GTGGATTTATTTGAGAAACTGCGCACCAATCTAGGCCCAATCGGCTCGCCATCCCGCGAGTTCAACGGCCACCATTATTTCGCGTTCCCCAAACTTGAAGGCGAACTTGGTCCCCATATGCGCTTCCAGGGCAAGGATATGCTCAACTGGAGCCTGAACAATTACCTGGGGCTGGCTAACCACCCCGAGGTTCGTAAGGCCGATGCGGAAGCAACTGAGAAATGGGGGTTGGCTTACCCGATGGGTGCCCGGATGATGTCGGGTAACAGCGATCTCCACGAACAGTTCGAAAAAGAACTAGCTCAATTTGTTGGAAAAGAAGATGCGTTCCTGCTTAACTACGGTTATCAGGGCGTTATGTCGGCCATTGAGGCTGTTGTTGATCACCGCGACGTGATCGTTTACGACGCCGAGTGCCATGCTTGCCTCATTGATGGTATCCGGCTTCACAAAGCCAAGATGGGCGAGTACTACAAGTTTAACCATAATGACATGGCTAGCCTGGAGAAAAATCTCCAGCGGGCTACAAAAAAAGCGGCTGAGAAAGGCGGCAGTATTCTGGTCATTACGGAAGGTGTGTTCGGTATGTCGGGTAAAGTGGGTAGCCTTGACAAGATTGTAGCACTCAAAAAAACGTATAATTTCCGTTTGCTGGTCGACGATGCGCACGGCTTCGGTACGATGGGTGCAACCGGCGCGGGCGTTGGCGAAATGCTCGACTGCCAGGATGGTATCGATCTGTATTTTTCGACGTTCGCCAAATCGATGGCAGCTATTGGCGCGTTCATCGCCGGCGACCACGACATCATCATGTACCTCAAGTACAACATGCGGTCGCAGACGTACGCCAAAGCCTTACCGATGCCTTATGTGGTGGGTGGCCTGAAACGGCTCGAAATGATCCGGAACTCCGACGAGTTTCGCGAAAAGCTCTGGACGAACGTGCGGGCGTTGCAAAACGGTCTGCGCGAACGTGGGTTCGACATTGGTGATACCCAATCGCCGGTAACGCCCGTGTTGCTACAGAATGTGAAGGGGGGTATTCCGGAAATTACCGCTCTGATCCGTGACTTGCGGGAGAATCATGGGATCTTCTGCTCAATTGTTGTTTATCCGGTAGTGCCGAAAGAGATCGTTATGCTGCGAATCATCCCAACGGCTGCCCATACGCTCGACGATGTACACTATACACTCGAAGCATTCTCGGCAGTAGCTGAAAAGCTGGCTAAAGGCGAGTACCAGCAAAAAACGACCCAAATCGCTCCAGAAACCCTGGAAGTATCGGCTGAAGCAGCCACTGAGTAG
- a CDS encoding YybH family protein, with amino-acid sequence MLNLGLSIYVSPAQILRKMQSTIKQFFILTLLSLVTFPAFSQQATDRRAILLALKQQTNDWNAGRVDRFMSTYWPSDSLTFVSQTGITYGYMATLANYKKRYPDRDSMGTLKFDILQMDFPAPNVAYVIGRWHLNRPKIGDKGGHFTLLWRKIKKRWIIVSDHTS; translated from the coding sequence ATGCTAAATCTTGGTCTTTCTATTTATGTCTCTCCTGCTCAGATCTTGCGAAAAATGCAGTCAACGATAAAGCAATTCTTCATTCTTACCTTACTCAGTTTAGTTACGTTCCCCGCTTTCAGTCAACAGGCTACCGACCGGAGGGCGATTCTACTGGCTCTTAAGCAACAGACCAACGACTGGAACGCCGGACGAGTTGATCGGTTTATGAGTACCTACTGGCCTTCCGACTCGCTTACTTTTGTCAGCCAAACAGGCATCACTTATGGCTATATGGCTACACTGGCCAATTACAAAAAACGCTATCCAGACCGGGACTCGATGGGAACGCTTAAGTTCGACATCCTGCAAATGGATTTTCCGGCGCCCAACGTTGCTTACGTCATTGGCCGCTGGCACCTAAACCGGCCTAAGATCGGCGACAAGGGCGGTCATTTTACATTGCTCTGGCGTAAAATCAAAAAACGCTGGATTATTGTCAGCGATCATACGAGCTAA
- a CDS encoding diacylglycerol/lipid kinase family protein: MATLSSVLAIINPLSGTTTAEQKALLRDAFLRKAEALGYAPEVAMTAHAGHATELAADAVQRGFSRVLAIGGDGTINETAQALRRSATALGIVPIGSGNGLARHLGVPLNPMKAVERALNGRPVVIDSAEINEHPFFCTAGLGFEAHVAHAFAQQAVRGLPTYMRTAFRAFWAYKPTRFLLDGQEKELFSLTFANAGQFGNNAWMAPKANIADGRLEQCEIRPFPAQATGILTWRLFNKTIDQSAYWRGRSITKAIVQAEGPLLIHADGEPLTLPDGKAEVRIVPGSLLVLL, translated from the coding sequence GTGGCCACTTTATCGTCCGTTCTGGCCATCATCAACCCGCTGTCGGGCACAACGACTGCCGAGCAGAAAGCCTTGCTGCGTGATGCGTTTCTGCGTAAGGCCGAGGCACTCGGTTATGCTCCCGAAGTTGCCATGACCGCCCATGCCGGTCATGCAACTGAACTGGCAGCCGACGCTGTTCAGCGGGGTTTTAGCCGGGTATTAGCCATTGGCGGAGATGGTACAATTAATGAAACGGCGCAGGCATTACGTCGATCGGCCACCGCGCTGGGAATTGTGCCGATCGGTTCGGGAAATGGACTGGCCCGGCATCTGGGCGTTCCACTCAATCCGATGAAAGCCGTTGAACGAGCCCTGAACGGCAGACCCGTAGTGATTGATAGCGCCGAAATCAACGAGCATCCATTTTTCTGCACCGCCGGATTGGGCTTCGAGGCTCATGTTGCCCATGCGTTTGCGCAGCAGGCCGTTCGTGGTCTGCCTACCTATATGCGAACCGCATTTCGGGCATTCTGGGCTTATAAACCGACGCGATTTTTACTCGATGGTCAGGAAAAAGAACTGTTTTCGCTTACGTTTGCCAATGCCGGTCAGTTTGGTAACAATGCCTGGATGGCACCTAAAGCCAATATTGCCGATGGGCGGCTGGAACAATGTGAAATACGCCCTTTCCCGGCGCAGGCTACCGGTATATTAACCTGGCGACTTTTTAATAAAACAATCGATCAATCAGCCTATTGGCGCGGCCGATCCATTACGAAAGCTATTGTTCAGGCCGAAGGACCGTTGCTCATTCATGCCGATGGCGAACCGTTGACATTGCCCGACGGGAAGGCCGAGGTTCGAATAGTACCAGGGAGTTTATTGGTGCTGTTATGA